A genomic region of Methanobacterium sp. SMA-27 contains the following coding sequences:
- a CDS encoding PAS domain S-box protein has protein sequence MVRDDDNIKFADENQNKPTSERIQEFAEDLEISSNDTRTNEVLHQIQKRPWLNLTLRYFGAILVVILAFWLYLALTALFGPGLPTYILFYPAIIIVALLAGLGPGLLATIVSVMIAVIWILPPLGQFTFKTPIEEIGVVLFTSIGIMISSVSELYRRNRNKAAAYDKEKALRETQREKEFLADILEHASQPFAVGYPDGRLGLHNHAFEQLTGYTTEELHTIDWSTNLTPIEWREIEKQKLNELNRTGQPVIYEKEYIRKDGSRVPIELLVNIVLDLNENPEYYYSFITDITERKQIETALKMSERSLAEAQHIAHIGSWEWNLKTGDINWSNELYSIYRVDPNTFTPTLSSFADYMHPNDEKYVNQHVDLLLSEGKSQNFDFRIVLDDGSIRVLNTLAEVAEFDKNGKPGIIVGINQDITERKEIELKLNENIKKLAQSNKELEQFAYITSHDLREPLRMITSFLQLLERRYQDQLDQDANEFIGFAVDGAKRLDAMTNDLLQYSKISSQKKEIVPVNFEHVLKHALENLKVQIEESNAIITHDPLPTINGDEQLKVQLFQNIIGNAIKYRSEKPPKIHISATKETNQYLFSIKDNGIGMSSKHLEKIFTIFQRLHTQEDYEGTGIGLAIAQKIVHQQGGQIWVESEPGKGSTFYFTIPLKNEFRNVKND, from the coding sequence ATGGTCAGAGATGATGATAACATAAAATTCGCCGATGAAAATCAGAATAAACCCACATCGGAACGAATACAAGAATTTGCTGAAGATTTAGAAATTTCAAGCAATGATACAAGAACTAATGAAGTTCTGCACCAGATTCAAAAACGTCCATGGTTGAATTTGACGTTGCGCTACTTTGGAGCAATTCTCGTGGTGATATTGGCATTCTGGCTATACTTGGCACTTACGGCATTGTTTGGTCCTGGACTACCAACGTACATCTTGTTTTATCCGGCAATTATAATAGTGGCTCTATTAGCTGGCTTAGGGCCTGGTTTACTTGCTACAATTGTTTCAGTAATGATAGCAGTAATCTGGATTCTACCACCGTTGGGACAATTTACATTCAAAACACCAATAGAAGAGATTGGAGTTGTACTTTTTACAAGTATTGGAATAATGATAAGTAGCGTGTCAGAACTTTATCGTAGAAACCGAAACAAAGCAGCTGCATATGACAAGGAAAAAGCCCTGCGTGAAACACAACGTGAGAAGGAATTTTTAGCCGATATACTCGAACATGCATCTCAACCTTTTGCTGTAGGTTACCCCGATGGAAGACTTGGATTACACAACCATGCCTTTGAGCAACTCACTGGCTACACAACAGAAGAACTTCATACCATTGACTGGTCAACTAACCTCACACCCATAGAGTGGAGGGAAATAGAAAAGCAAAAATTAAATGAACTCAATCGTACGGGCCAGCCAGTCATTTATGAAAAAGAATATATTCGAAAGGATGGTTCGCGAGTACCCATCGAGCTTTTGGTCAACATAGTCTTAGATCTGAATGAAAATCCTGAATATTATTATTCATTTATCACAGATATAACTGAGCGTAAACAGATTGAAACAGCTTTAAAAATGAGTGAACGAAGCCTTGCCGAAGCGCAACATATAGCTCATATTGGAAGTTGGGAGTGGAATCTCAAAACTGGTGATATAAACTGGTCTAATGAATTATATTCAATATATAGAGTAGATCCAAATACTTTCACTCCTACTCTAAGTTCATTTGCTGATTATATGCATCCAAATGATGAGAAATACGTAAACCAACATGTTGATCTATTATTATCTGAAGGTAAATCTCAAAACTTTGATTTTCGAATAGTTTTAGATGATGGTTCAATACGAGTTTTAAATACATTAGCTGAAGTTGCAGAATTTGATAAAAATGGAAAACCTGGTATAATAGTGGGAATTAATCAGGACATAACCGAGCGAAAAGAGATAGAATTAAAATTGAATGAGAACATAAAAAAATTGGCTCAATCTAATAAAGAGCTAGAACAGTTTGCCTATATAACATCCCATGACTTGAGGGAACCATTAAGGATGATAACAAGCTTTTTACAGTTGTTAGAAAGGAGATATCAGGATCAGTTAGATCAAGATGCAAATGAGTTTATTGGATTTGCTGTTGATGGAGCTAAACGTTTGGATGCCATGACAAACGATCTTCTACAATATTCAAAAATATCAAGTCAAAAAAAGGAAATCGTACCTGTAAATTTTGAACATGTATTAAAACATGCTTTAGAAAACTTGAAAGTACAAATAGAAGAAAGTAATGCCATTATAACCCATGATCCATTGCCTACAATCAATGGAGATGAGCAGTTAAAGGTTCAGCTGTTCCAAAACATTATAGGAAATGCCATTAAATACCGCAGTGAAAAACCTCCAAAAATTCATATCTCTGCAACCAAAGAAACAAACCAATATCTCTTTAGTATTAAAGATAATGGAATTGGAATGTCGTCTAAACACTTGGAAAAGATATTCACCATATTTCAACGACTTCATACCCAAGAGGATTATGAAGGAACTGGAATTGGACTTGCAATTGCTCAGAAAATTGTGCATCAACAAGGTGGACAAATCTGGGTTGAATCAGAACCAGGAAAAGGTTCAACATTCTATTTCACCATACCATTAAAGAATGAATTTAGGAATGTTAAGAATGATTAA
- a CDS encoding PAS domain S-box protein, with protein MSRETEEQFSDEIIEMKKEIMKCKKTKIALKKSEERFRTFAESATDGIVTTDDNGNILFFNKILKQIFGYSTDELSGKSLTMLMPAKFRKGYLNELENYKSSGKHRLLGKTVQTTGLRKDGKIFPFEMSLSAWKSNKTTYFSAIIRDITERKQAESEIKKSIVEKENLLREIHYRVKNNMHIISSLLNLQIQHVHEEESEKVLKDTQGRLDTMAMVHKNLYESSSFTKLNFKDYVEKLVFEILSSHRVNSGTIETELDIEDIEMNMETAIPCGLIINELVTNSVKHAFPELKGTIRIELKSFQDELELIVADNGIGLPKNIHLKITETIGLQLVYSLVNQLNGKLKLDMSNGTEFKITFNELEYERDFKSSSSYNGRMVTKNKY; from the coding sequence ATGTCAAGGGAAACTGAAGAGCAATTCAGTGATGAAATAATTGAAATGAAAAAAGAAATAATGAAATGTAAGAAAACTAAAATTGCTCTTAAAAAAAGTGAAGAACGTTTTAGAACTTTTGCAGAGTCTGCAACTGATGGAATTGTTACAACAGATGACAATGGGAATATTTTGTTTTTTAATAAAATTTTAAAACAGATATTTGGTTACTCTACTGATGAGTTATCTGGCAAAAGCCTAACAATGTTAATGCCAGCTAAATTTAGGAAAGGGTATCTAAATGAATTGGAAAATTATAAATCAAGTGGAAAACACAGACTTCTTGGAAAAACAGTTCAAACAACAGGTTTAAGAAAAGATGGTAAAATATTCCCATTTGAAATGTCACTTTCAGCGTGGAAATCTAATAAAACAACATATTTCTCAGCGATAATCAGAGACATCACCGAAAGAAAACAGGCCGAAAGTGAAATCAAAAAATCCATTGTAGAAAAGGAAAATCTCCTAAGAGAAATCCATTACCGGGTTAAGAATAATATGCATATCATTTCCAGTTTACTTAACCTACAGATTCAACATGTACATGAAGAGGAATCCGAAAAGGTTTTAAAGGATACCCAGGGCAGATTGGATACCATGGCTATGGTTCACAAGAACCTATACGAATCATCCAGTTTCACTAAACTCAATTTCAAAGATTATGTGGAGAAACTTGTATTTGAAATATTATCTTCTCATCGAGTCAATTCTGGAACCATTGAAACAGAATTAGATATTGAAGATATAGAAATGAACATGGAAACTGCCATCCCCTGTGGTCTAATTATTAATGAACTGGTTACTAACAGTGTCAAACATGCGTTCCCTGAACTCAAAGGAACAATAAGAATAGAATTAAAATCATTCCAGGACGAATTAGAACTCATTGTAGCAGATAACGGGATAGGACTTCCAAAAAATATTCATCTAAAAATAACTGAAACAATTGGCCTGCAATTAGTATATAGTCTTGTTAATCAGTTAAATGGGAAATTAAAGCTGGATATGAGTAATGGAACAGAATTTAAAATCACATTTAATGAGTTAGAATATGAAAGAGACTTTAAGAGTAGTTCCAGTTATAATGGAAGAATGGTCACAAAAAACAAATATTAA
- a CDS encoding SRPBCC domain-containing protein — translation MKEIYTEIQINASPTTVWNILTDFDDFSRWNPFIKEITGKTQVGSQIYVYIKPPNSNAMKFKPKLLKYEPEKEIRWIGKFYLPKLVDGEHSLSIKKLDNENVLFVQKETFSGLLVPFISGLLNDTKTGFESMNKELKREAEQKEMY, via the coding sequence ATGAAGGAAATCTATACTGAAATTCAGATAAATGCATCTCCCACTACCGTGTGGAATATACTTACTGATTTTGATGATTTTAGCAGGTGGAATCCTTTTATTAAGGAAATTACAGGTAAAACTCAAGTAGGTTCTCAAATTTATGTGTATATTAAACCTCCAAATTCAAATGCAATGAAATTTAAACCTAAACTATTGAAATATGAACCTGAAAAAGAAATAAGATGGATTGGAAAATTTTACCTCCCCAAATTGGTAGATGGGGAACACAGTCTAAGTATTAAAAAACTGGATAATGAGAATGTTCTGTTCGTTCAAAAAGAAACATTCAGTGGATTGTTGGTACCATTTATATCTGGACTATTAAATGACACGAAAACGGGTTTTGAATCGATGAATAAAGAATTAAAGAGAGAAGCAGAACAAAAAGAAATGTATTAA
- a CDS encoding alpha/beta fold hydrolase: MSSKQKYTKGFVTSEDGTIVGYRQMGSGPGIVLLHGGVNASQNLMKMGKLLSDEFTVYIPDRRGRGMSGPFGSDYSIEKEDEDLNVLLNKTGAHYVFGTADGALFALHAAISLPSIHKVIAYEPLIFAGQPGLDEFKVTIKHLDKNIADNNIAKATVEITKDSAAPVRAIPDLVLVPLVKLILWINQRNVKGDEVPYQDLIPVLGPELHVVEKTEGTIDEYKAVSAKVLLLEGSKTQSLLKDSMTKLYNVLPCSNLVELKGLNHDSAQDYGKPEPIANEIKRFLKGK, encoded by the coding sequence ATGAGTTCAAAACAAAAATATACTAAAGGTTTTGTTACGTCTGAAGATGGTACTATCGTTGGTTACAGGCAAATGGGCAGTGGTCCTGGCATTGTTCTTCTTCACGGAGGTGTGAATGCATCTCAAAATCTTATGAAAATGGGCAAATTACTCTCTGATGAATTCACCGTCTATATTCCTGACAGACGGGGCCGTGGCATGAGCGGCCCATTTGGGAGTGATTACAGTATCGAAAAAGAAGATGAGGATTTAAATGTCCTGTTAAATAAAACAGGAGCGCATTATGTATTTGGAACTGCAGATGGAGCATTATTTGCATTGCATGCTGCAATTTCTTTACCTTCGATCCATAAGGTCATAGCGTATGAACCTCTTATCTTCGCAGGACAGCCCGGGCTTGATGAATTTAAAGTCACTATAAAACATTTAGACAAAAATATAGCCGATAATAATATTGCTAAAGCTACTGTAGAGATTACAAAAGATTCTGCTGCCCCCGTCAGGGCCATACCTGATCTTGTACTAGTACCTCTTGTTAAACTTATACTCTGGATCAACCAAAGAAATGTTAAGGGCGATGAAGTACCCTACCAGGATCTTATCCCTGTATTGGGTCCGGAGTTACATGTTGTTGAAAAAACCGAAGGAACCATTGATGAATACAAGGCTGTATCTGCAAAGGTTCTGCTACTTGAGGGAAGCAAAACCCAGTCTTTATTAAAAGACAGCATGACCAAACTTTATAATGTATTACCCTGTTCTAATCTCGTTGAACTTAAAGGCCTTAACCATGACTCAGCACAGGACTATGGCAAACCTGAACCAATTGCAAATGAGATCAAACGATTTTTAAAGGGAAAATAG
- a CDS encoding transglutaminase family protein has protein sequence MKFLKPSLSIISIIMFSTTMIIGASASNFADHKTGNSGALLDTHPISSSYILAFGNIMKEEQNKKNLKSDMDKYNDFIGNFYNENLIAKGVKKTRNKLEPGDIVQIKNNKTPFLLYLGKDADGNIHLENSYNELTYTKKFFDSVYAGKAIELTENSSNISSVQAKTVEKSLNISTPVQEQQNQYNWDNAYQDPRIIELAESITEDKETSWDKCQAIFCYVQTNYKWHDHDNTECSLNEVLNNKTGNCCELSRLEIAMVKSLDIDVETRYKHSNDYFYYSHVTHGHLAAQFKIDDNWVDADASTDGIIFGQENLIYREDLVVAYYDELPF, from the coding sequence ATGAAATTTCTAAAACCAAGCTTATCAATTATTTCCATAATTATGTTTTCAACAACCATGATAATAGGAGCATCTGCTTCTAATTTTGCTGATCATAAAACAGGTAATTCTGGGGCATTGTTAGACACCCATCCCATTTCATCTTCGTATATATTGGCATTCGGAAATATAATGAAGGAAGAACAGAATAAAAAAAATTTAAAATCCGATATGGATAAATATAACGATTTTATAGGCAATTTTTACAACGAAAATCTGATTGCTAAGGGAGTTAAAAAAACCAGAAACAAACTTGAACCCGGTGACATTGTACAAATAAAAAACAACAAAACCCCATTTTTACTGTACTTGGGGAAGGATGCAGATGGGAATATACACCTTGAAAATTCATACAATGAGTTAACATACACAAAAAAATTCTTTGATTCAGTATACGCGGGAAAAGCTATAGAATTAACCGAAAACTCCTCAAATATATCTTCAGTACAAGCAAAAACAGTTGAAAAATCTTTAAATATAAGTACACCTGTCCAGGAACAACAAAATCAATATAACTGGGACAACGCATACCAAGATCCGAGGATAATTGAACTTGCTGAATCAATAACAGAAGATAAAGAAACATCATGGGATAAATGCCAAGCAATTTTCTGTTATGTCCAAACAAATTACAAATGGCACGATCACGACAACACAGAGTGTTCTCTTAACGAGGTACTGAACAATAAGACTGGGAACTGTTGTGAACTATCCCGACTCGAAATAGCCATGGTAAAAAGCCTGGACATTGATGTTGAAACAAGGTACAAACATTCAAATGATTACTTTTATTATTCACATGTAACCCATGGCCACTTAGCAGCACAATTTAAGATAGATGATAACTGGGTAGATGCCGATGCAAGTACTGATGGTATCATTTTTGGACAGGAAAACCTCATATACAGAGAAGACTTAGTGGTAGCATACTATGATGAACTACCATTTTAA
- a CDS encoding PRC-barrel domain-containing protein — translation MKVKEEIIGKEVVDISGNVIGRVKDLDVNFENQTLESFVVGDAGIFDNLGSSKGEIIIPYHEIKIIRDKVLLNNEIHKQ, via the coding sequence ATGAAAGTAAAAGAAGAAATTATTGGCAAAGAAGTTGTGGATATTTCAGGTAATGTAATTGGCCGTGTAAAAGATCTGGATGTAAATTTTGAAAACCAAACATTGGAATCCTTTGTTGTTGGTGACGCGGGAATCTTTGACAACCTTGGAAGTTCAAAGGGTGAAATAATAATTCCATACCATGAGATCAAAATAATAAGGGATAAAGTACTCCTTAACAACGAAATCCACAAACAATAA